The Lentzea guizhouensis genome contains a region encoding:
- a CDS encoding M20/M25/M40 family metallo-hydrolase produces the protein MDRSVVTSTVRTLWDSDIVPSLSQLVAVPAVSPAFDPAWEEHGELAAAIDHVRAWIASRDLPGVTLEVVQLAGRTPLLVVDVPASGNSGDDTVLLYGHLDKQPPVGGWGEGLGPWTPVLRDGRLYGRGAADDGYSGYAAIAAIEAVRAAGGSHARCVVLLETGEESGSPDLPAYLEHLSDRLGRVSLVVCLDSGGSDYDRMWLTTSLRGLVQVTMTVRVLEGGLHSGMASGIVPSSFRIARQLLDRLEDSSTGEILVPEMNVEIPAHRLAEVRQAVEAAPGALWDPVPRVGSLQPVSADEVEMALNSGWRPTLSVTGAEGLPLPDDAGNVLRPYTSLVLSFRLPPTASSSAALEAVRTLLTTDVPYNATVELSRVEAADGWNAPELAPWLSATLDEAGKEVFGAPWRTVSLGGSIPFMGLLHEAYPEAQFVVTGVIGPDSNCHVPDEWLHLAHAARVTEAVALVLDSHAKQG, from the coding sequence GTGGACCGCTCCGTTGTGACCAGCACCGTCCGGACGCTCTGGGACTCCGACATCGTCCCGAGCCTGTCTCAGCTCGTGGCCGTGCCCGCCGTGTCGCCCGCCTTCGACCCCGCGTGGGAAGAACACGGCGAACTGGCCGCCGCCATCGACCACGTCCGCGCCTGGATCGCCTCGCGCGACCTGCCGGGGGTGACGCTGGAAGTCGTCCAACTGGCGGGACGCACGCCACTTCTGGTGGTCGACGTGCCGGCGTCCGGTAACTCGGGCGACGACACGGTGTTGCTCTACGGACACCTCGACAAGCAGCCGCCGGTGGGCGGTTGGGGCGAGGGACTGGGCCCGTGGACCCCCGTGCTGCGTGACGGACGTCTCTACGGCCGTGGCGCGGCGGATGACGGTTACTCCGGATATGCCGCAATCGCCGCGATCGAGGCCGTGCGCGCGGCGGGCGGCTCACACGCGCGGTGCGTCGTCCTGCTGGAAACCGGCGAGGAGTCGGGTTCGCCGGATCTGCCGGCGTACTTGGAGCACTTGTCGGACCGTTTGGGCCGCGTGTCGCTGGTGGTCTGCCTGGACTCCGGCGGCTCGGACTACGACCGCATGTGGCTGACCACGTCGCTGCGCGGGTTGGTGCAGGTCACGATGACCGTGCGCGTGCTGGAGGGCGGCCTTCACTCGGGCATGGCGTCGGGCATCGTGCCGTCGTCGTTCCGCATCGCGCGCCAGCTGCTCGACCGGCTGGAGGACTCGTCGACGGGCGAGATCCTGGTGCCGGAGATGAACGTCGAGATCCCGGCTCACCGGCTCGCCGAGGTCCGGCAGGCCGTCGAGGCCGCTCCCGGTGCGCTGTGGGACCCGGTCCCGCGGGTCGGCTCGCTCCAGCCCGTCTCGGCGGACGAGGTGGAGATGGCGCTGAACTCCGGCTGGCGGCCGACCCTCTCGGTCACCGGCGCCGAGGGGCTGCCATTGCCCGATGACGCCGGCAACGTGCTGCGTCCGTACACCTCGCTCGTGCTTTCGTTCCGCCTGCCGCCGACGGCGTCGTCTTCCGCTGCTCTGGAGGCGGTGCGCACGCTGCTCACGACCGACGTGCCGTACAACGCGACCGTGGAGCTGTCGCGCGTCGAGGCCGCTGACGGGTGGAACGCGCCTGAGCTGGCCCCTTGGTTGTCGGCCACGTTGGACGAGGCGGGCAAGGAGGTGTTCGGGGCGCCTTGGCGGACGGTGTCGCTGGGTGGCTCGATCCCGTTCATGGGGCTGCTGCACGAGGCGTACCCGGAGGCGCAGTTCGTGGTCACGGGCGTGATCGGGCCGGACTCGAACTGCCACGTCCCGGACGAGTGGCTGCACCTGGCGCACGCGGCTCGGGTGACCGAGGCGGTGGCGCTGGTGCTCGACTCGCACGCGAAGCAGGGCTGA
- a CDS encoding MerR family transcriptional regulator encodes MTRYQIGELARMTGLTVRTIRFYSDSGLIPPTDRTAGGYRTYDAEAVARLKLVRTLRDLGVDLPTAGRVLAREVAVTDVARAHADAIDAQMKTLRLRRAVLRAVAKGGEMELMNELARMSDEERQRILDDFFEDVFGPYDLDPQFEQHMRSVRIELPDDPTPEQLEAWVELAKLVQDPDFRAVIKRMSQQHEEYRRNDVSMTPPSGGNQMETFNYSIDQARQAIEAGIAPESAEAKEVVARVNAKWAEALDVPNDETVVQRLREFADFADPRAEHYWVLIGRVNGWPAMPDNSREREWLRAAGTPLG; translated from the coding sequence GTGACGCGCTACCAGATCGGCGAGCTGGCCAGGATGACCGGCCTCACCGTCAGGACCATCCGGTTCTACTCGGACTCGGGCCTCATCCCGCCCACCGACCGGACCGCCGGCGGTTACCGCACCTACGACGCCGAGGCGGTCGCCCGGCTGAAGCTGGTCCGCACGCTGCGAGACCTGGGCGTGGACCTGCCGACGGCCGGGCGGGTGCTGGCGCGGGAGGTGGCGGTGACCGATGTGGCGCGGGCACATGCGGATGCGATCGACGCGCAGATGAAGACGTTGCGGCTGCGCCGTGCCGTGTTGCGCGCCGTCGCCAAAGGAGGGGAGATGGAACTGATGAACGAGTTGGCCCGGATGTCGGACGAGGAGCGGCAGCGCATCCTCGACGACTTCTTCGAGGACGTGTTCGGGCCGTACGATTTGGACCCGCAGTTCGAGCAGCACATGCGGTCCGTGCGGATCGAGCTGCCGGACGACCCGACGCCGGAGCAGCTGGAGGCGTGGGTCGAGCTCGCGAAGCTCGTGCAGGACCCGGACTTCCGCGCGGTGATCAAGCGGATGTCGCAGCAGCACGAGGAGTACCGGCGCAACGACGTGAGCATGACGCCGCCGTCGGGTGGCAACCAGATGGAGACGTTCAACTACTCCATCGACCAGGCGCGGCAGGCGATCGAGGCCGGGATCGCGCCGGAGTCAGCGGAGGCGAAGGAGGTCGTCGCCCGCGTCAACGCCAAGTGGGCGGAGGCGCTCGACGTGCCGAACGACGAGACGGTCGTGCAGCGGTTGCGTGAGTTCGCGGACTTCGCCGACCCGCGTGCCGAGCACTACTGGGTGCTGATCGGCCGGGTCAACGGGTGGCCGGCCATGCCGGACAACTCCCGCGAGCGCGAGTGGCTGCGTGCTGCGGGGACGCCGTTGGGCTGA
- a CDS encoding alpha-ketoacid dehydrogenase subunit beta translates to MAAPTMDRSTAAAPATPVQTLTISKALNLGLRAAMEANPKVIMMGEDIGKLGGVFRITDGLQKDFGEQRVLDTPLAESGIIGTAVGLAIRGYRPVCEIQFDGFIFPGFDQIVSQVAKLHYRTQGRIKMPIVIRVPFGGGIGAVEHHSESPESYFAHTAGLKVVSCSNPSDAYWMIQQAIDCDDPVLFFEPKRRYYEKGEVDTTAKPGPLFESRVLRSGTDATLVAYGPMVRTSLDAANAAAEDGTSLEVIDLRSLSPLDLEPVFESVRRTGRLVVVSEAPSESSIASEIAAKVQQECFYSLQAPVLRVTGFDTPYPPSKLEEEFLPDLDRVLHAVDRSLAW, encoded by the coding sequence ATGGCTGCTCCGACGATGGACCGCTCCACCGCTGCCGCCCCGGCGACCCCGGTGCAGACGCTCACGATCTCGAAGGCCCTGAACCTGGGCCTGCGCGCCGCCATGGAGGCCAACCCCAAGGTCATCATGATGGGCGAGGACATCGGCAAGCTCGGCGGTGTCTTCCGCATCACCGACGGTCTGCAGAAGGACTTCGGTGAGCAGCGCGTGCTCGACACGCCGCTCGCCGAGTCCGGCATCATCGGCACCGCCGTCGGCCTCGCGATCCGCGGCTACCGCCCGGTGTGCGAGATCCAGTTCGACGGCTTCATCTTCCCCGGCTTCGACCAGATCGTGTCGCAGGTCGCGAAGCTGCACTACCGCACGCAGGGCCGGATCAAGATGCCCATCGTGATCCGCGTGCCGTTCGGCGGTGGCATCGGCGCCGTCGAGCACCACTCGGAGTCGCCGGAGTCGTACTTCGCGCACACCGCCGGCCTCAAGGTCGTCTCGTGCTCGAACCCGTCCGACGCGTACTGGATGATCCAGCAGGCGATCGACTGCGACGACCCGGTGCTGTTCTTCGAGCCCAAGCGCCGCTACTACGAGAAGGGCGAGGTCGACACCACGGCCAAGCCCGGCCCGCTATTCGAGTCGCGCGTGCTGCGCTCGGGCACGGACGCCACGCTGGTCGCCTACGGCCCGATGGTCCGCACCTCTCTCGACGCCGCCAACGCGGCCGCTGAGGACGGCACCTCGCTCGAGGTCATCGACCTGCGCTCGCTGTCGCCGCTGGACCTGGAGCCCGTGTTCGAGTCGGTGCGCCGCACCGGCCGGCTGGTCGTCGTGTCCGAGGCGCCGTCCGAGTCCTCGATCGCCAGCGAGATTGCAGCGAAGGTCCAGCAGGAGTGCTTCTACTCCCTGCAGGCACCGGTGCTGCGGGTGACCGGTTTCGACACCCCGTACCCGCCGTCGAAGCTCGAGGAGGAGTTCCTCCCCGACCTCGACCGGGTGCTGCACGCCGTCGACCGCTCTCTCGCCTGGTAA
- a CDS encoding MarR family transcriptional regulator, with product MSTGIHWARQIILDDPTDKRLLEHLAEIAVNGVVTVSNAQLAYALGLHKRTVTRAAANLEEANLLRRERNWRPDGRQAPNTFVLVLNFSRIGDLVR from the coding sequence ATGAGTACTGGTATTCACTGGGCACGTCAGATCATCCTGGACGACCCGACCGACAAGCGTCTGCTGGAGCACCTCGCTGAAATCGCGGTCAATGGCGTGGTCACGGTGTCAAACGCACAACTCGCGTATGCACTGGGACTGCACAAGCGCACGGTTACGCGTGCAGCCGCCAACCTTGAAGAGGCGAACCTCCTGCGGCGTGAAAGGAACTGGCGGCCGGACGGCCGTCAGGCGCCCAACACGTTCGTGCTGGTCCTCAACTTCAGCAGGATCGGCGACCTGGTGAGGTAA
- the pdhA gene encoding pyruvate dehydrogenase (acetyl-transferring) E1 component subunit alpha: MSSPEQWTHPEPDAAPAATAAKPTAEQVIAGLRATDEGGADLVQLLTPEGERVTHPDFDIDITAEELRGLYRDMVLIRRVDREANALQRKGQLGIWVPLLGQEAAQIGAGRAMRQTDMAFPSYREHGIAWTRGINPTDLLGIFRGTDMGSWDPVEKRFHPYTIVIGNQVLNAAGYAMGQKFDGKVGDDEGEATMCFFGDGATSQGDVHEGFVWAAVYDAPLVFFCQNNQWAISEPTERQSRLPLYQRARGYGFPGIRVDGNDVLATLAVTKWALDECRHGNGPILIEAFTYRMDAHTTSDDPSRYRLSDELEMWKLKDPIERVKVYLVRQQWADSEFFDSIEAEADALGEELREFCTNMPDPPAERIFSNVYAEGNPNLEAQRDEFLDYVSGFAGGEH, from the coding sequence ATGTCGTCCCCTGAGCAATGGACGCACCCTGAGCCGGACGCAGCGCCGGCCGCCACTGCCGCAAAACCGACAGCGGAACAGGTGATCGCAGGCTTGCGAGCAACAGACGAGGGCGGCGCCGACCTGGTGCAGCTGCTCACCCCGGAGGGCGAGCGGGTCACGCACCCCGACTTCGACATCGACATCACGGCGGAGGAGCTCCGCGGCCTGTACCGCGACATGGTCCTGATCCGCCGCGTCGACCGCGAGGCCAACGCGTTGCAGCGCAAGGGCCAGCTCGGCATCTGGGTGCCGCTGCTCGGTCAGGAGGCCGCGCAGATCGGCGCCGGCCGCGCGATGCGCCAGACGGACATGGCCTTCCCGAGCTACCGCGAGCACGGCATCGCGTGGACCCGCGGGATCAACCCGACGGACCTGCTCGGCATCTTCCGCGGCACCGACATGGGCAGCTGGGACCCGGTCGAGAAGCGCTTCCACCCGTACACGATCGTCATCGGCAACCAGGTCCTCAACGCGGCCGGGTACGCGATGGGCCAGAAGTTCGACGGCAAGGTCGGCGACGACGAGGGAGAAGCCACCATGTGCTTCTTCGGCGACGGCGCGACCAGCCAGGGTGACGTGCACGAGGGCTTCGTGTGGGCCGCGGTCTACGACGCGCCGCTCGTCTTCTTCTGCCAGAACAACCAGTGGGCCATCTCCGAGCCCACCGAGCGCCAGTCGCGCCTGCCGCTGTACCAGCGCGCCCGCGGCTACGGCTTCCCCGGCATCCGCGTCGACGGCAACGACGTCCTCGCGACGCTCGCCGTGACGAAGTGGGCGCTGGACGAGTGCCGCCACGGCAACGGCCCCATCCTGATCGAGGCGTTCACCTACCGGATGGACGCGCACACCACCTCCGACGACCCGAGCCGCTACCGGCTGTCCGACGAGCTGGAGATGTGGAAGCTCAAGGACCCGATCGAGCGCGTGAAGGTCTACCTGGTGCGCCAGCAGTGGGCCGACAGCGAGTTCTTCGACAGCATCGAGGCCGAGGCCGACGCGCTGGGCGAGGAGCTGCGGGAGTTCTGCACGAACATGCCCGACCCGCCCGCTGAACGGATCTTCAGCAACGTCTACGCCGAGGGCAACCCCAACCTCGAAGCGCAGCGCGATGAGTTCCTCGACTACGTCTCGGGTTTTGCTGGAGGTGAGCACTGA
- a CDS encoding MGH1-like glycoside hydrolase domain-containing protein, translating to MGEQAERARLAESGTPTSPWRLWGPYLSGRQWGTVREDYSPGGDAWASFPFDHARARAYRWGEDGIAGICDVHGFLNFALALWNGRDPILKERYFGLANEEGNHGEDVKEHWWVTDGTPTHSWMQVLYRYPQAEYPYGLLREMARNAGRENREPELADTGVLDENRFFDVQVTYAKAETDDICVEISATNQGPEDAPLHLLPQLWFRNTWAWGRDGRPCQLVASTTTGRKVTADHGNLGRYTLHLDDSPSLLMTDNESNEMSLFGAERNPSPWAKDGICNYVVHGSTSTCQVVGPDDPGAAGTKFAAWYSFDPVEPGETVTIRLRLVGGDGHMDPFGQSFDETMQQRKLEADEFHASIAPEAAPEQKHVLRRALAGLMWTKQHYRFRTRDWLDGDPTKPEAPSSRRTPEARNVHWRHLDVADVISMPDEWEYPWFAAWDLAFHTIPFTLVDPAFAKEQLLLFCREWMMHPNGQIPAYEWEFGDVNPPVHAWAALQVYRADGGQDRQFLAKIFHKLLLNFSWWVNRKDADGSYLFEGGFLGMDNIGPVNRSEPMLGEWRLEQSDATSWMAAYSLHLMQIALELARDDESYEDVATKFVEHFLSIAEAFTHFGSSGSGIWHNEDGFCYDRVSRRHHDGSVESEPVRVRSMVGLIPLLASAVLEPWVLSELHGFTSRLEHLLKRRPELRQFITFHYERGAFVSLLDEHKLRRVLHRMLDEQEFLSPHGIRSLSAAHREGLEVKVAGQDHRMGYEPGESHTPMFGGNSNWRGPIWLPTNALLVEALRTVEAFHRGEFQVEMPTNSGRALTAGQVADELSDRLIGLFLPDHDGRRPSDGKRIEASESPLWRRHVTFSEYFDGDTGEGLGATHQTGWTALVAGLLTERSH from the coding sequence ATGGGCGAACAAGCGGAACGGGCGCGTCTCGCGGAGTCGGGTACGCCGACCTCGCCGTGGCGGCTATGGGGGCCGTACCTCTCCGGTCGCCAGTGGGGCACGGTCCGGGAGGACTACTCGCCGGGTGGTGACGCCTGGGCGTCGTTCCCGTTCGACCACGCCCGTGCCCGTGCCTACCGGTGGGGTGAGGACGGCATCGCGGGCATCTGCGACGTGCACGGGTTCCTCAACTTCGCCCTTGCGCTGTGGAACGGCAGGGACCCGATCCTCAAGGAGCGGTACTTCGGGCTCGCCAACGAGGAGGGCAACCACGGCGAGGACGTCAAGGAGCACTGGTGGGTGACCGACGGGACGCCCACCCACTCCTGGATGCAGGTGCTCTACCGGTACCCGCAGGCCGAGTACCCGTACGGGCTGCTCAGGGAGATGGCGCGCAACGCGGGCCGGGAGAACCGGGAGCCCGAGCTCGCCGACACCGGGGTGCTCGACGAGAACCGGTTCTTCGACGTGCAGGTCACCTATGCCAAGGCCGAGACCGACGACATCTGCGTCGAGATCAGCGCGACGAACCAGGGGCCTGAGGACGCGCCGTTGCACCTGCTGCCGCAGCTGTGGTTCCGCAACACGTGGGCGTGGGGGCGGGACGGGCGGCCGTGTCAGCTGGTCGCGAGCACGACCACCGGGCGCAAGGTCACGGCTGACCACGGCAACCTCGGCCGCTACACGCTGCACCTGGACGACTCGCCGTCGTTGCTGATGACGGACAACGAGAGCAACGAGATGTCGCTCTTCGGGGCCGAGCGCAACCCGTCGCCGTGGGCCAAGGACGGCATCTGCAACTACGTGGTGCACGGGTCGACGAGCACCTGTCAGGTCGTGGGGCCCGATGACCCCGGTGCGGCCGGCACGAAGTTCGCCGCCTGGTACTCGTTCGACCCAGTTGAGCCCGGTGAGACCGTGACGATCCGGCTGCGGCTGGTCGGCGGTGACGGGCACATGGACCCGTTCGGGCAGAGCTTCGACGAGACCATGCAACAGCGAAAACTCGAAGCCGACGAGTTCCACGCCTCGATCGCGCCCGAGGCGGCACCCGAGCAGAAGCACGTGCTGAGGCGCGCGCTCGCCGGGTTGATGTGGACGAAGCAGCACTACCGGTTCCGGACGCGCGACTGGCTCGACGGCGACCCGACGAAGCCGGAAGCGCCCTCCAGCCGCAGGACCCCCGAGGCGCGCAACGTGCACTGGCGCCACCTCGACGTGGCCGACGTCATCTCGATGCCGGACGAGTGGGAGTACCCCTGGTTCGCGGCGTGGGACCTCGCGTTCCACACCATCCCGTTCACGCTGGTCGACCCGGCGTTCGCGAAGGAGCAGCTGCTGCTGTTCTGCCGTGAGTGGATGATGCACCCCAACGGCCAGATCCCCGCCTACGAGTGGGAGTTCGGCGACGTCAACCCGCCCGTGCACGCGTGGGCGGCGCTGCAGGTCTACCGCGCGGACGGCGGCCAGGACCGGCAGTTCCTGGCCAAGATCTTCCACAAGCTGCTGCTGAACTTCTCCTGGTGGGTCAACCGCAAGGACGCCGACGGCAGCTACCTGTTCGAGGGCGGCTTCCTCGGCATGGACAACATCGGGCCGGTCAACCGGTCGGAGCCGATGCTCGGCGAGTGGCGGCTGGAGCAGTCCGACGCCACGTCGTGGATGGCCGCCTACAGCCTGCACCTCATGCAGATCGCGCTGGAGCTGGCGCGCGACGACGAGTCGTACGAGGACGTGGCGACCAAGTTCGTCGAGCACTTCCTGTCGATCGCGGAGGCGTTCACGCACTTCGGCTCGTCGGGCAGCGGGATCTGGCACAACGAGGACGGCTTCTGCTACGACCGGGTCTCCCGCCGGCACCACGACGGTTCGGTCGAGTCGGAACCGGTGCGGGTGCGGTCGATGGTCGGGCTGATCCCGCTGCTGGCGTCCGCGGTGCTGGAGCCGTGGGTGCTCAGCGAGCTGCACGGGTTCACGTCCCGGCTGGAGCACCTGCTCAAGCGGCGGCCGGAGCTGCGGCAGTTCATCACCTTCCACTACGAGCGCGGCGCGTTCGTGTCGTTGCTGGACGAGCACAAGCTGCGGCGGGTGCTGCACCGGATGCTCGACGAGCAGGAGTTCCTGTCGCCGCACGGGATCCGCTCGTTGTCCGCGGCCCACCGCGAGGGCCTGGAGGTCAAGGTCGCCGGGCAGGACCACCGGATGGGCTACGAACCCGGTGAGTCGCACACGCCGATGTTCGGCGGCAACTCCAACTGGCGCGGGCCGATCTGGCTGCCCACGAACGCCCTGCTCGTCGAGGCGCTGCGCACGGTCGAGGCGTTCCACCGCGGCGAGTTCCAGGTGGAGATGCCGACGAACTCCGGGCGGGCGCTGACGGCGGGCCAGGTGGCCGACGAGCTGTCGGACCGGCTGATCGGGCTGTTCCTGCCCGACCACGACGGCAGGCGGCCCTCGGACGGCAAGCGGATCGAGGCCTCGGAGTCACCGTTGTGGCGGCGGCACGTGACGTTCAGCGAGTACTTCGACGGCGACACCGGCGAGGGGCTCGGCGCGACGCACCAAACGGGGTGGACTGCATTGGTGGCCGGGTTGCTGACCGAACGCTCGCACTGA
- a CDS encoding acyl-CoA dehydrogenase family protein — MGGFSLELNEDQTDLRDWVHGFARDVIRPAASEWDEREETPWPVIQEAAKIGLYGFEALATWFADPIGLSLPIATEELFWGDAGIALSLMGTGLAVAGIFAGGEPEQLAEWVPECFGDESDPKLAAFCASEPQAGSDVAGYRTRARYDEATDEWVLNGQKAWATNGGIANVHVVTAVVDPALGSRGQAGFIVPPGTPGLSSPGKIKKHGMRASHTADVFLDDVRVPGRCVLGGKERLEKRLARAREGLKAGGQAAMATFETTRPTVGAMAVGVARAAYDYALEYAKDREAFGRKIIENQSIAFDLANMRMEIDASRLLVWRAAWMGRNNVPFTAGEGSMSKLKASEVSVWATERAIHILGGAGYTREHPVERMHRDAKIFTIFEGTSEIQRLVVSRMISGMQIR, encoded by the coding sequence GTGGGTGGCTTCTCGCTCGAACTGAACGAAGACCAGACCGACCTGCGCGACTGGGTGCACGGCTTCGCCCGGGACGTGATCAGGCCGGCCGCCTCCGAGTGGGACGAGCGCGAGGAGACGCCGTGGCCCGTGATCCAGGAGGCCGCGAAGATCGGTCTTTACGGCTTCGAGGCCCTCGCGACCTGGTTCGCCGACCCGATCGGCCTCTCCCTGCCCATCGCCACCGAGGAGCTCTTCTGGGGTGACGCCGGCATCGCGCTCTCGCTGATGGGCACCGGCCTGGCCGTCGCGGGCATCTTCGCGGGCGGCGAGCCGGAACAGCTGGCCGAGTGGGTGCCGGAGTGCTTCGGCGACGAGTCGGACCCGAAGCTGGCGGCGTTCTGCGCCTCCGAACCCCAGGCGGGCTCCGACGTGGCCGGCTACCGCACGCGGGCGCGCTACGACGAGGCCACCGACGAGTGGGTGCTGAACGGCCAGAAGGCCTGGGCGACCAACGGCGGCATCGCGAACGTGCACGTGGTGACGGCCGTCGTTGATCCTGCTCTGGGATCTCGCGGCCAGGCCGGCTTCATCGTGCCGCCTGGCACTCCGGGGTTGTCCTCTCCCGGGAAGATCAAGAAGCACGGCATGCGTGCGTCGCACACGGCGGACGTGTTCCTGGACGACGTGCGGGTGCCCGGACGTTGTGTGCTGGGCGGCAAGGAGCGGTTGGAGAAGCGGCTGGCGCGCGCTCGTGAGGGCCTGAAGGCCGGCGGCCAGGCGGCGATGGCGACGTTCGAGACCACGCGTCCGACGGTCGGCGCGATGGCCGTGGGTGTGGCGCGCGCCGCCTACGACTACGCGCTGGAGTACGCGAAGGACCGCGAGGCGTTCGGCCGCAAGATCATCGAGAACCAGTCGATCGCCTTCGACCTCGCCAACATGCGAATGGAGATCGACGCGTCGCGGCTGCTGGTCTGGCGGGCGGCGTGGATGGGGCGCAACAACGTGCCGTTCACCGCGGGCGAGGGCTCGATGTCGAAGCTCAAGGCGTCCGAGGTGTCGGTGTGGGCGACCGAGCGGGCGATCCACATCCTGGGTGGGGCCGGGTACACGCGCGAGCACCCGGTGGAGCGGATGCACCGGGACGCGAAGATCTTCACGATCTTCGAGGGGACTTCGGAGATCCAGCGGCTGGTGGTGTCGCGGATGATCTCGGGGATGCAGATCAGGTGA
- a CDS encoding transporter substrate-binding domain-containing protein: MARPTRHVLALLPAAALALTALAGCATSTNSGSGTSDSGVTLVKAGKLVTCTHLSYKPFQYSEGDKTVGFDVDLVDLVAKKLNVQQEILDTAFEGIQNGQSLNVGDCDVAAAAMTITDVRKQAIDFSDPYFDAEQALLVKKGTGYKDLAALKGKRLGVQQSTTGEEYANKNKDQFGYEVVQFEDLTLQETAVRTGSIDAAINDNGPLYDYAKEFPETEVTTEFSTGDKYGIGVKKGNKALLDTINQVLKDAKASGEYDKIYEKWFGKKPAAK, encoded by the coding sequence GTGGCTCGTCCAACCAGGCACGTGCTCGCCCTACTGCCCGCAGCGGCCCTAGCGCTGACCGCGCTGGCCGGTTGCGCGACGAGCACCAACAGCGGCAGTGGCACCAGCGACAGCGGGGTGACGCTCGTCAAGGCCGGCAAGCTCGTCACCTGCACGCACCTGTCCTACAAGCCCTTCCAGTACAGCGAGGGCGACAAGACGGTCGGCTTCGACGTCGACCTGGTGGACCTGGTCGCGAAGAAGCTGAACGTGCAGCAGGAGATCCTGGACACCGCGTTCGAGGGCATCCAGAACGGTCAGAGCCTCAACGTGGGTGACTGCGACGTGGCTGCCGCGGCCATGACGATCACCGACGTCCGCAAGCAGGCGATCGACTTCTCCGACCCGTACTTCGACGCCGAGCAGGCGCTGCTCGTGAAGAAGGGCACCGGGTACAAGGACCTGGCCGCGCTGAAGGGCAAGAGGCTCGGCGTGCAGCAGTCCACCACCGGTGAGGAGTACGCGAACAAGAACAAGGACCAGTTCGGGTACGAGGTCGTCCAGTTCGAGGACCTGACGCTGCAGGAGACCGCGGTCCGCACGGGCTCGATCGACGCCGCGATCAACGACAACGGCCCGCTGTACGACTACGCCAAGGAGTTCCCCGAGACCGAGGTGACGACGGAGTTCTCGACCGGGGACAAGTACGGCATCGGCGTCAAGAAGGGCAACAAGGCCCTGCTCGACACCATCAACCAGGTGTTGAAGGACGCGAAGGCCAGCGGCGAGTACGACAAGATCTACGAGAAGTGGTTCGGCAAGAAGCCGGCAGCGAAGTAA
- a CDS encoding amino acid ABC transporter permease, whose protein sequence is MALSKRKRATYFRQAQYGLLIVIALVVAFTANWSEIGRTFFNVKTAGDMFPDLVTVALKNTILYSVFGFALALALGLVLALMKMSSVAPYRWIATGYIEFFRGVPALLVFLAFTVAVPLAFQLKFTDLSVVSLALGLVGAAYIAETIRAGIQAVPKGQIEAARSLGMSRGRAMVTVVIPQAFRIILPPLTNEMILLVKDSSLVYIIGLSRDQYELLKFGREFLSRSPTLTPILVVGVTYLIITLPLGYLSRYLERRSGGKKVAVV, encoded by the coding sequence ATGGCGCTGTCCAAGCGAAAGCGCGCCACATACTTCCGACAGGCCCAGTACGGCCTGCTGATCGTCATCGCGCTGGTCGTGGCGTTCACCGCGAACTGGTCGGAGATCGGTCGCACGTTCTTCAACGTGAAGACCGCGGGCGACATGTTCCCCGATCTGGTCACGGTCGCGCTGAAGAACACCATTCTCTACTCCGTCTTCGGGTTCGCGCTCGCACTGGCGCTCGGTCTCGTGCTGGCGCTGATGAAGATGTCCTCGGTGGCGCCGTACCGGTGGATCGCCACCGGCTACATCGAGTTCTTCCGCGGCGTCCCCGCGCTGCTCGTGTTCCTCGCGTTCACCGTGGCGGTGCCGCTGGCGTTCCAGCTGAAGTTCACCGACCTCTCCGTCGTGAGCCTGGCGCTCGGTCTCGTCGGTGCGGCCTACATCGCGGAGACGATCCGCGCGGGCATCCAGGCGGTGCCGAAGGGCCAGATCGAGGCGGCGCGTTCGCTCGGCATGTCACGTGGCCGCGCGATGGTCACGGTCGTGATCCCGCAGGCGTTCCGGATCATCCTGCCGCCGCTGACCAACGAGATGATCCTGCTCGTCAAGGACTCGTCGCTGGTCTACATCATCGGCCTGTCGCGCGACCAGTACGAGCTGCTGAAGTTCGGCCGCGAGTTCCTCAGCCGCAGCCCGACGCTGACGCCGATCCTGGTCGTCGGTGTGACGTACCTGATCATCACGCTGCCGCTCGGATATCTGTCGCGGTACCTGGAGCGCCGCTCCGGCGGGAAGAAGGTGGCCGTCGTATGA